A single window of Uloborus diversus isolate 005 chromosome 5, Udiv.v.3.1, whole genome shotgun sequence DNA harbors:
- the LOC129221869 gene encoding mitochondrial genome maintenance exonuclease 1-like, protein MVCWKCMAHHLKAKNYAVVCERLIAYSASNLKKDAEQVEDKIETFPKKKKLTILKRTFPTEGKNPIATEMKLASSVVKRLNWENKHLFGPVQIVKESEDKRRIASNEIIQHETQIPIVEPNMKPDHINHNYLKYIKDFPLLNQSGDSNDDLCNKIKNANILRNYLKDLSTRTTTPSVSSILEKTMPSERALILKQWKEKMINTLGEEGFQKYQSELLQNGSSLHNTINNYLTVGSEADLVIRDENFGHWKSLKGVLPLIKEVKLLEEHIFHPFLCYRGVIDCFATYKNHLVVIDWKTSKKPKMDVKSLYDMPLQIAAYVGALNFDPRFQYLVSKGLIVVAYDTGIHATVHFISEKAMKEYWNQWLNRVTLYWESVTKS, encoded by the exons ATGGTGTGCTGGAAATGTATGGCTCATCATCTAAAGGCTAAGAATTATGCTGTTGTGTGTGAAAGGTTAATCGCATATAGTGcttcaaacttgaaaaaagatgCTGAACAAGTGGAAGATAAAATAGAAACTTtccccaaaaagaaaaaattgactaTTCTTAAGAGAACTTTTCCTACTGAAGGAAAAAATCCCATTGCAACAGAAATGAAGTTAGCTTCATCTGTTGTTAAAAGGTTAAATTgggaaaataaacatttatttgggCCTGTTCAAATTGTAAAAGAATCTGAAGATAAGCGTAGAATCGCAAGTAATGAAATCATACAGCATGAAACACAAATTCCTATCGTGGAACCAAACATGAAGCCAGACCACATCAACCataattatttgaaatatattaaagACTTTCCATTATTAAATCAATCGGGAGATTCCAATGATGatttatgtaataaaattaaaaatgcaaatattttgagaaattacTTGAAAGATTTGAGTACTAGGACAACAACTCCTAGCGTTTCATCTATTTTAGAAAAAACAATGCCTTCTGAAAGAGCTCTCATTTTAAAACAGTGGAAAGAAAAGATGATTAATACCCTAGGAGAAGAAGGTTTCCAAAAATATCAAAGTG AACTATTGCAAAATGGGTCATCTTTGCATAACACTATCAACAACTACTTGACTGTTGGCTCTGAAGCAGATTTAGTGATCAGAGATGAAAACTTTGGCCACTGGAAAAGTCTGAAAGGAGTTCTACCTTTAATCAAGGAGGTGAAGTTGCTCGAAGAACACATTTTTCATCCATTTCTCTGCTACAGAGGTGTCATTGACTGTTTTGCAACATACaa gaATCATTTAGTTGTTATTGATTGGAAAACCTCAAAAAAACCAAAGATGGATGTCAAAAGTTTATATGACATGCCTCTTCAAATAGCAGCTTATGTTGGAGCATTAAATTTTGACCCGAGATTTCAGTACTTG GTAAGCAAAGGTCTTATTGTTGTGGCTTATGATACTGGAATTCATGCAACTGTGCACTTCATCAGTGAGAAGGCTATGAAGGAATACTGGAATCAGTGGTTGAATCGTGTTACACTCTATTGGGAAAGTGTGACAAAATCCTAG